The Punica granatum isolate Tunisia-2019 chromosome 4, ASM765513v2, whole genome shotgun sequence sequence AAACACAACTccccccgaaaaaaaaaaggtacaagtaaagaaaaaaattattattattattttggatAGAGATTTTGTCGTCgattttttgggaaaaaagaTCCAACAAATAATAACTGTGGGCCTTATTTATCGAAGCTAATATGGTCCGTTGGCCGATAGCGTGGGGCCTAATTATCTGAAAGACAAGCTGGGCTGACCCAACCCATTGGTGGGGGAATAGTGTATAGTCGGCCCAATGGATTTCAGGTGGAAAACGAGGCTTCTGGCCTATAACAAAATAAGGGAAAAgctaaaaatcaagaaatagtGTTTGGTGTAATGCTGCGTGATCGCGATGTAGAATTATGCAGTTATGGATTCGGTTTCCGTCAATAGATTCCATAacatttctcttttccttcatGCCTACCAAATATGCCTGCTAATATGAAAAATGCACGATTGCCCGGTAGGGTGGTATAGTGGGGACAGTAGCATGTCTCTACCGGCCACACAACCTGACAAACTGAAATTGACCCATCTTCATTCTTTACCATAAGCTCTATTACGAAAAATGCACATACGCCATGCTAACTCAAGTTCCATTAAGACAATCCATACAAAGGGGCCCCAACGAATTTGGCAGCTAGCTAGTATAACACTCGAACTCAAATAACTTTAATTCTTAGGGATCGATCTCGAATAAGATCTGCCATTAGCATGTATATGGAACACGTGAATTTAGATCAATGCGTGCTCAAGCAGTGAAGGCGATAGCTTCACTCTTTACTCTCTTGATCCTGCTTTTGCCCTAGCGCGCCCAAAACTCGGCTTGCTGATCTTCTGAAAACGTAGTGATCTCAGACCTGCTCGAGCACTCCACCCGTCTAATCTGCTTAGCGATCATGAAAGCAGATTCCTTTGgaactgatatatatatatatatatatatatgcacgtcCAAACTCTCTACACTAAGCTTGTTTCAATTATTATCTTTCTTCCGTTGCTTATAAGAAAGAGCCTAGGCAATAGCACAATGGGATATGAATTAGTTTGTCGTGCCAGAACGAGTCTGGAGTTCTGCACTCCGCAGAGCCGAAAGTGTTCTTGACACACTCCTACACACAATTGCATATATGCACGCCTGGGCCAATGAATGTTCTTTAAACACGTAATGTAACTAACATATTTATCTTTGTTAATCTTTCGCAAATACTTTGTTGGTATATAGAATAGAGGATATCTAGACTCAGCATCGAGGGATCATGCCACAATAATTTCCAACGCCTACCCAATCTTCAAAATGACCAATATCGACAGATCGGGAGACATGAGATATCTAAACTCAAAGATACTTGAAAATTCATCAGAAAATATTCATCCCTGAGAACTACTGGTAGAACATACAAATTAGAGTTTCTAGTACCTACAATATAATATCAGCAATTCATTCATGTTATGAAAGCGTAATCTCACCATTGGGAAATTTTGAAGCCGCTACCATGATACAATACGTACGCATAGAATTTTAGTAGTCAAACTTGCATTCTGTAGAAATATACACCTTTATTTATCACGTATATAAGTCTAGCATCTTAATTATGAGCTCTTGTTTTTGAGCTTCCATGAAACTGGTTTTTCAGCtaaatgggaaaaaaagaagaaggaattcAGTGTTTTGAAGGTATGTTTCTTTTGATGATAAGGTTAGattaaaaggggaaaaaaaatgtgctTACACTGTGATGCACAAGCAACACAGAAATTACTGTTCTATCTATAAATTAGGATAATTTTTTCAGTGAGACCACGGGTATTTTAATTAGTCTATTGACCAGACTGATCCCGTAATTCCAATTTATAGACAATTTTAGATGACAACAAAATGCACATGTAAATTGAAACCAATAAGACTAATTAAGATCAACCCAAATAATAAAGGTAAACAGTCAGTAATTGTAAATAAAACATCATCTCCCTCTTGACCTTGCTCTTGTATACCCAATTTTCCCCCCATTAAATCTcccaagaaaatgaaaatgtaaaataacttaaaaaattaaaattaaaattaaattcctCATTTTTCATCAGCTCAAACTGAGGACATATAACTATACCCAGTTCCAAGGAAAATAACCCCAATCCCAACTTAGGAACAAATTGAGTACAAAGTAAAGTGCAAagtcatacatatatatacatacatacccAAAAGGTGACTCCAAGAAATAGACTGGTTTGCAAAAGCTTGCAAAGAAAAGATTCTCTCTGTTCAAGAAAAGCCATGATGATGAGATGTCGAGACGAGGATCCGAGGTTCCTCTCAGCGCAATCGTAGACTCTCAACCTGCATCGATAAAAAAAGACCCAACAGGCTGGAATTCTTTTGCTGCTGACATGAACGCTCCGATCCTCACTCTTCCCTTGGTCATTGCTGGACCTATAACACGAACTTATATCTTCATCTTCGCTGAATCTAATTACGAGCCGTCATGATGAAATGCTCACGGAAGATGCTCCTGAACAACATTGTGTCATAGTCGAGTCCAGGACTTTGTTCTAGTATTGTGGGTGATAAAATTTTGTTAAACCAACCAAGGAAGACCAACAAAACCTAGACGACAAAGAAAAACCGAGAAGACTGTGAAAGAGGGAGATGGTTCTAATAAAGAAAAGTGCTTGCGTAATTCGGCTAGATCAGAGAAGGCACTGAAGATCCGGTATTCGTAGGGTCATGCCAGGTGCTGATGTTACTCGACATATTCCAATAATACGGTGTTGGATTGGATAGCTCCATTTGATTCTGGAAGCCGAAACTCCTGCCTGGCATGTTCATACCCTCGGCTTTTACCTCTTTCACAGCTAACTCGTTTTCAGTGTCACCAGCATCTCGCGAGTCCTGGAAAGAAGAGAAGCTCTTGAAGTCATCCGAGGCCTGAATATCCTTTAGATCGGCACTGAACAACTTTTGTTGTTGAATGGTCGATGCAAGCAAGGAGGCCATAGTTGGAACAGTATTTGCCATGGAGGTTGTAGGAGCCATAGACCCGAGGATTGGTGCAATCATACCAGCATTAACACACCGGATCTCGTCAGAAGAATAACCATTGGAAAGAACTGGAGCTGAAGAGATCAAATCCTGGATGTAGTTAGTGTCACCACATCCATGATCACTAGGCATGAGCCCCGACGAAGAAAACCCTAACCCTAGAGCACTAGGGAGATGAGGAGGGAGATCAATAGTTGAATGGAGCCTAGGGTATGAAATACCACCCATGTCAAAGAAAAGAGGGTTTACGTGGGCCATCGATCTCGTGGTGGACATAGCGATATTAGACGACCTCGCCACCACCGGCTGAGGCATCTCCGAGGCAGTAGTGGCAGCAGAAACAGTAGTAGAGGAGGCGGAGGGCCGCTTGACCCGCTTGTTTTTCCGGCAGCCGCCACCGACGGGGATGTTCCTCAGGGTTCCGCCACTAGTCCAGTACCGCTTACAGGCCTTGCAGAAATGGCGGGGCTGGGAGAGGCTGTAGTTGTTGTAGTAACAGAACTTGGTGTTGGTAGAGTCGCACCTCGGGCACTTGAGCGGCGGCTGGTTCTGGTGCTGTTGTTCATGATGCTGAGTAGGTTTGTCCATAGGAAGCCGACGActggaggaggaagaagccaTTAGCAATTTACCATAGCCTTCTGATCATCTACAACCTCCTCCTCAGCCTGCAAGAcatgagagagaagagaagaggaagcaAGGGAGAAAGGGGTTCAAAATGGGCCATTTAGGGTAAAATAAGCACACAAAGAGTGAGAGTGGGACAGAGACTTGATGGAAGGATTATTCTGTTCCAAGAGCAAAGAACCAAAAGATGGGgccatgtttttttttttggaggtaataattgagagagagagagagagaggaaatgTGAAGGGGAATGACCTGTGACCATTCGTTAGTAGAAGTGGGGATATTGAGACTACCGTATAAGCTTATTAGGAGTCGTATTGTCACAGTGACTTCTTAGCATTGCCTTCtttgtctctctctttctctatcTTAAGAGAGAATCGTTTGATACAACAAAGAGCAAGCAGCCAAGGAGCAGGTGGCGATACACGGGAGAGTCTTTCCCTTGATGGGTTGCTATATTGTGTTTGTGTGTGAGTGTGAGTGTGAGATAGAGACAGAGCAAgtgattaatatttaattaattacctaATTGAGAGTTAAATGTAATCCATTCACGTGATCGATGGCTTTGAAGGGTCAAAATTCGATTTAGggtttttcattattttccaAGAAAAAACTATAATGTGTCATATATTGATTTTGACTAATTTTCATTCGGGTGCCGATTTAACATTGACCACGAAGtgttttcaataaattaattttgaatccTTAATAAAATCTGTCCAATGGAAACTCAGGTATACATTGCACAttgtcataatttttttttttcgcttgttcttttgcttttgggcaaggtaaaaaaagaaacttttaCTTTCTAGGCTTGAGCTGCTGGATTCCTTTCGAATATAATTGATTCTCGTGCATCGCATGTATTTCCTTGTAAAGATTATATTCGTTATTGCTAtgtatattgaattttcaaagaTGAATATTGTAAAGGCATCTAATACTTCAAATTTGAATCGAATATTTTGCatcctttattattattaaaacatGATTCCAATGAAACTCGTACAAAGCTGGGTCATGAGTTCATATGAAATGATTGTCATATTCACTCTTTTATAGCGAATTATGCTATGTAAgaatcaaaaattaaaataaaccgTTAGGTGAAAATTAATCATGATACACGCTTTTGAGGTTGATATTATTCACTCATTTGGATCACTTTCACTAGCCTTTAACCCTAGAATAATTTATAATCCGCATCACTCCTTCagccaaaataaaataaaataaaatcctgatttttctttttcaattataaataaaagtcattggtttaatataataaaataaattttttaataactaataaaaaaatacgaaTACTTTCATCACGAGTATCAAATCCGAAATCTCTTAGTTACCATAATAAGAGTTTACACCACTTTCCTATACCATCTTTAGCAAAAGACtggtttattatttataaccCAAGAAAATTGAACTTGGCTGACACAAAACTAACTACCATTGGGCTatcaaaagttaaaattaaaaaaataaaaatgggggATAGAGAGATAGCGAGAGTACTATGTACATGTTGGAAGaggaaatataatataatgggAAAGAATAAAAGAGGACATTCGAAATCCAAGAAGAGGACAGAGAGGTAAAGTGGAAATGTAGCACAGATGAACCTCGGCAAGTTCAAGAAAGAGACATCCAACACAATATTGCATACTGATCAATCACTACGTTACATTCTTTTTAAgaatttctttatatatatatatatatacacgcgtATATAAAATGCGTATATGGATGTGGACTGGATATAGAGAATTTAACAGAAGGGAATCCCTAGAGAGACCACAGCAGCTGGCTCCTTGCCCTAGGCAATTCCATAGCAAATCCCACTTCtcacttttaatatttaatgcGCCCTTTCTCGAATAATCTTATAACAAATACAcctaattataataataaactaTATAAGTAGCAGCCAATTGTTGATATAACGCGGTGGAATCTCTCCGAGAtagatttctttttccttggtTGTGCTTTTAGATCCTTTTAATTAGctatgaataaatataattgctAGATATTATAATAGTTTCATATGATTTGAAATTCCTCCATTAATCCTAGTATCTCAATTCAATTtagatatatttttgtttaaaaatGATGCTAtttcaagagaaaaaaaaaagtatgacgAAATTTCCTCTAAATAGACTCAGCGGCCGAAAAAGTGATTTCTGAAATTTTTCTGcacaaattattattatcaccTATATATTCAGATGAACTAAATAGATGTTTTGCTCACAATCCATGGCTTGGTGTTTGTATGTTGGAGGAAAGGATATGAGACTGGCTGTTCATAATTTGTCAATATTTTAATAACTTAAATAGGATTTACTTGAGAAAATAGGCGAGCTGAAAATTTCTCTTTGATAACGTGCATCTAAATAGAcctaataataattaacatgGGTCGATGAAAATGATTcaacacctttttttttaaataagactcaaattcaaatcttgtttgtgaataaaaaaattcataataattataattttaccTCTTAGTAGACTAACCTGATTCGAATTTAAATTAGTTATGATCCATTGGATTTTTAAGATATCACGCGGTGCAAaatccagaaaaaaaaaacctcataATTAAGATGAAAATGGGGTGTAAATTAATGTGTGTAGTAGGCCATAAATTAATAGAAAGTACTTGAGGAATAGGGACATGAAGAACTATTCATTGGTTGTAAAGAGAAGAGCGATAACTCCAAGAGAAAGGGGACAAGAGAGCACCATGTgaggagaggggagagagagagagagtacaCACTCACAAGCTTAGCTTTATGTTCTCAAGTTTTCCTtcatttttatcttcttctttttcttttaatttttggatCCTTCTGCAATCTGCCCTCATCTCATCTCATGATCTTCCGTTAGAGTTTGCTTTATAGATTAAAGAAACCAACGAAAGAAGGTTGTTTGAAACagtttaatatttattttctttaagtaaaatctcaaattcaagttttatatgaataaaagAATTCACGCtaagaaaattttactttttaatcgGATAATCCGtctcgaattgaattagtcgagaATTAGTCGACTTTCATTAAACTTTTGCATACCAAAATGTATATAAAAAAACCGTTTATggagggagagaggagaggagcaTGCATGCATGTGGGGGCCAGCTTACCTAAGCTCATgaagaaggaaggaaagaGAGGAACAAAGAAAAGCAGAGCTGGGAGGGGAAAGGAGGTCGCTGATAATAGAGAGAGGCAAAGGCAAAGGCATCGCATGGTTAAGGGAACAAACGGATCTTGTAGTCTCCCAAGGGATCTTCTCTCCTCTTGCCTACTACATCACTGTCATCATTCTCTAGTAGTACTGTCCCCTTTCCTAATTTccacaaatattaaaatttatatatgacaCATATCAACGTGTATCGATTTTGATGATTTAATATGCCTCTTAAGTAAAGTTTTGAGCTTAAATTttgtacataaaaaaaatcacaattaaGAGAGAGCAGATTTGTCTCTTCGTGCGCTAATCTGACGAGTCAAACCTGGAGCAGTCAATTTTATTAGGCATCTCGATATTAGGTAGTGCATgtaaaagaagaaatataGCACAAATTAACCTTTTTAACCGTATAtaattaagtatatatatttttattagtataaattatttttaataagagaATAACAAGTAGTACTCTGTCAGACCGTTTGTACTCGATGATATAGTAAATCTAAATCTTCTCTCTGGTTTTATACAGTTAAATCATACTTAACAtacttacccaaaaaaataataacaataataatcacACTTGATATACGATATTTAggatgaaataataataatttattaatataatatcagAGGAAAATATCCAAATTTGAAGAGCTATTTATCATTCCACCTTACTCTaatctctgttttttttttggttttgtttttttggttcAAGGGTTTATGTTTGTGTTCTGTATTATTACTGATTTGATCAATACTCTaatctctgtttttttttttggttttgtttttttggttcAAGGGTTTATGTTTGTGTTCTGTATTATTACTGATTTGATCAATACGTGTTACGGTATTAGGTCCAACATTATACACAAGGCAAAAGATTTGCATGCATCATCATTCAATTAATGACTCAATGGAACGTATAAATATGATCCATCTTCTTGGGAGCTCATGAGAAGTAATTTTCAGTGGCGCACTAGGTCTAATATAAATAGCATGTTGGACGCCGATCATTACAAGAAATCTGCAAAATAGAGATAACAAAATCTGCCAAATAGGGATAACAAAATCCGTCTTTGTTCTGTCTCTGTGCCACCCATAGAGACGAAATAGAGACGGATTTTACACCGTTCGTAAATTTAGCATTGCAAATGAATTAAGATAGACAATTCCGTTTCAATACATTGAGACAGAATTTTTCGTTTCTATTCTGTCTCACTGAGACAGAATTGGAATGGAACTTTCTGTCTATAGTAGATAGATTAATATTGCCTCTCTATGTAGAGACTACGAtcgttttctttctcttttttttttttgtcctcaGTGGATAGAGTCTATGACCGTTAGCTACAAAAAGACGCACATTAATTCGTGAGGAGCCGAATGAGAAGAAACTCCGAATATTTGGCAGAAGATATGAAATGAATTGAAAAGCAATTTTTATAGACTACCTCTTATATTTGTTATCCATTTGGTCCCATTCTTCTACCCCTTCCCGGGAGTTgattatatgtatgtatatatagataaatcaAAGTTACCGACCCTCTAGCATACTCATATGTATTTATTGTACGTCTAGTATTGTAAAAGAAGAGATTTAGGTTGTGTTTGTTTTTAGAGTTTAGTGAAAttgaattttggttttaattgatttgtaataactgtgttgttgaattataagaaaaaatatgaaaaagtaataaatagtttagagaaaataatgattgtgttcttgaattgtagaaaaaataatgaatagttgagagaatttaaaatttaaaattgaattgaatgataaaataaaaataaaaatgaaaaagtaataattatgttgttgaattaaaaataaataaaatatattttaatgttCCATTTGGTTTCAcggttaaaatcacaaaaattttaattttaactttaactcaacacactacacaataaaaatacacacttcccaagtaaaaaatttgaattttaactttaactcaacacactacataatcatttgtcattttccataatcaaaaataaagttactttaactttgaaatcaaacgccaccataaaaaattttaaaaaccaaTCAGACTCTTTAGATGTTCTCTGTAGTGGATTCTGTAGCATGATAGGGATTTCCTTTATGCATTTACTGTTGTCCGTAGTGCAAAATAAACTGTTAGGCTTTTCAATACAGAATTcgcaaccaaaaaaaaaagcgaaaAACTGTGTTGATATATGTTGTCGCCCATGTAAAAATTGAGTAAGAAATTACAAGTTTATATGATGATTGGATC is a genomic window containing:
- the LOC116206091 gene encoding dof zinc finger protein DOF1.4, with amino-acid sequence MASSSSSRRLPMDKPTQHHEQQHQNQPPLKCPRCDSTNTKFCYYNNYSLSQPRHFCKACKRYWTSGGTLRNIPVGGGCRKNKRVKRPSASSTTVSAATTASEMPQPVVARSSNIAMSTTRSMAHVNPLFFDMGGISYPRLHSTIDLPPHLPSALGLGFSSSGLMPSDHGCGDTNYIQDLISSAPVLSNGYSSDEIRCVNAGMIAPILGSMAPTTSMANTVPTMASLLASTIQQQKLFSADLKDIQASDDFKSFSSFQDSRDAGDTENELAVKEVKAEGMNMPGRSFGFQNQMELSNPTPYYWNMSSNISTWHDPTNTGSSVPSLI